The proteins below come from a single Kitasatospora sp. NBC_00315 genomic window:
- a CDS encoding MerR family transcriptional regulator, with protein MSTDYTVGQVAKVAGVTVRTLHHYDGIGLLSPGGRTPSGYRRYEDADLDRLQQILFYRELGFPLEEIAAILDDGSVSPTEHLRRQHELLTARIGHLQELAAAVERAMEANTMGVRLTPEEKFEMFGSDYDENWEGEAERRWGGSEEWKDAQRRTGGYRKADWERIKAEADAINERLVRALGAGLAADGGEAMDLAEVHRQHISEHFYACGYEIHRGLAAMYLADPRFTATYEKLAPGLARWLHDAMIANADRAARTGRP; from the coding sequence ATGAGCACCGACTACACGGTGGGGCAGGTCGCGAAGGTCGCCGGAGTGACCGTCCGCACCCTGCACCACTACGACGGGATCGGGCTGCTGTCCCCGGGCGGCCGTACCCCGTCCGGCTACCGCCGCTACGAGGACGCCGATCTGGACCGGCTGCAGCAGATCCTGTTCTACCGCGAGCTCGGGTTCCCCCTGGAGGAGATCGCGGCCATTCTGGACGACGGCTCGGTGAGCCCGACCGAACACCTCCGCCGGCAGCACGAGCTGCTGACGGCGCGGATCGGTCACCTCCAGGAGCTGGCCGCGGCGGTCGAACGAGCCATGGAGGCGAACACGATGGGTGTCCGGCTGACCCCCGAGGAGAAGTTCGAGATGTTCGGGAGCGACTACGACGAGAACTGGGAGGGCGAGGCGGAGCGCCGGTGGGGCGGCTCCGAGGAGTGGAAGGACGCCCAACGGCGGACCGGCGGCTACCGCAAGGCGGACTGGGAGCGGATCAAGGCCGAGGCGGACGCGATCAACGAGCGCCTCGTGCGGGCGCTCGGGGCCGGTCTGGCTGCCGACGGCGGCGAGGCGATGGATCTCGCCGAGGTCCACCGGCAGCACATCAGCGAGCACTTCTACGCCTGCGGCTACGAGATCCACCGCGGGTTGGCCGCGATGTACCTCGCCGATCCCCGCTTCACCGCCACCTACGAGAAGCTCGCCCCCGGGCTGGCCCGGTGGCTGCACGACGCGATGATCGCCAACGCCGACCGGGCGGCCCGGACCGGTCGGCCCTGA
- a CDS encoding LPXTG cell wall anchor domain-containing protein, which produces MTIRRSFALAGAVALASSVVLGSAQSALAAVSSPSASASASASAIAKAKGDKAAHGELGLSVKGVPNEFFAGADASEFTFKIDNSTGNDFVLIPLLKFKDAKGKLTRADFTAEYQLPGGAWTPVVAPPGTGADDAALVALAKLDDRGELTDDSIQYLSKGKSLTIKVRVAFGKDAPLGKAGVVPVVFSAPIDEKTHEPVGEGEFSCDKVKGAPFVIRAPKPAPSPTPTRTGKPSPSASPSVTASPSPSVTASPSATASPSATASPSASATTKPSETPSAPETSPAAPTSSAPAPTGSTAPVPTTSTTDTTQAPIDFPVNTPTATPPTITDTAVAKAKAASDAALAQTGGGSDSTPIAIAGGAVLAAGIGTLVVLRRRKGAQHS; this is translated from the coding sequence TTGACGATTCGTCGTAGCTTTGCCCTCGCGGGTGCCGTCGCGCTCGCGTCCTCCGTCGTTCTGGGCAGTGCCCAGAGCGCGCTCGCCGCGGTGAGCAGCCCGTCGGCCTCCGCCTCCGCCTCCGCCTCCGCGATCGCCAAGGCCAAGGGCGACAAGGCGGCGCACGGGGAGCTCGGCCTGTCGGTGAAGGGCGTTCCGAACGAGTTCTTCGCCGGCGCCGACGCCAGCGAGTTCACTTTCAAGATCGACAATTCGACCGGCAACGACTTCGTCCTGATTCCGCTGCTCAAGTTCAAGGACGCCAAGGGAAAGCTGACCCGCGCCGACTTCACCGCGGAGTACCAGCTCCCCGGCGGCGCCTGGACCCCGGTCGTCGCCCCGCCCGGCACCGGCGCGGACGACGCGGCCCTGGTCGCGCTCGCCAAGCTGGACGACCGCGGTGAGCTGACCGACGACAGCATCCAGTACCTGAGCAAGGGCAAGAGCCTGACCATCAAGGTCCGGGTCGCCTTCGGCAAGGACGCGCCGCTCGGCAAGGCCGGCGTGGTGCCGGTCGTCTTCTCCGCCCCGATCGACGAGAAGACGCACGAGCCGGTCGGCGAGGGCGAGTTCTCCTGCGACAAGGTCAAGGGCGCGCCCTTCGTCATCCGCGCCCCGAAGCCGGCGCCGAGCCCCACGCCCACCAGGACGGGCAAGCCGAGCCCGAGCGCGAGCCCCAGCGTGACGGCCTCGCCGTCCCCGTCCGTCACCGCTTCGCCCTCGGCCACCGCTTCGCCCTCGGCCACGGCGTCCCCGTCCGCGAGCGCCACCACCAAGCCCTCCGAGACGCCGAGCGCCCCGGAGACCAGCCCGGCCGCCCCGACGAGCTCCGCGCCCGCGCCGACCGGCTCCACCGCCCCGGTGCCGACCACGAGCACCACCGACACCACCCAGGCGCCGATCGACTTCCCGGTGAACACCCCGACGGCCACCCCGCCGACCATCACGGACACCGCCGTCGCCAAGGCGAAGGCGGCCTCCGACGCGGCGCTGGCGCAGACCGGTGGCGGCAGCGACAGCACCCCGATCGCCATCGCGGGCGGCGCCGTCCTGGCCGCCGGCATCGGCACCCTCGTGGTGCTGCGTCGCCGCAAGGGCGCCCAGCACAGCTGA
- a CDS encoding aquaporin, whose product MTPTAPALPRRLAAEAIGTAVLTAVVVGTGIRATALNADGGVRLLAGATASALALVVLITVLGPVSGGHFNPLVSAAAWWSGRRDPGGPTLRGLLAYAAAQLAGAVAGTGLANAMFEHPVLELSGQRRDGLPLRLAEAVATGVLILLVFGLLRGGRGALVPPAVGGWTGAACWATSSGGFANPAVTLGRMFTDSAGGIAPGSVPGFVLAQLVGAVAGSALVTALFGRPARTAVLPDDARELIAG is encoded by the coding sequence ATGACCCCGACCGCACCTGCTCTGCCGCGCCGACTGGCCGCCGAAGCGATCGGTACCGCCGTGCTGACGGCCGTCGTGGTCGGCACCGGCATCCGGGCCACCGCGCTCAATGCGGACGGCGGGGTCCGGCTGCTGGCCGGCGCGACGGCCTCCGCACTGGCCCTGGTGGTGCTGATCACCGTCCTGGGCCCGGTCTCCGGCGGACACTTCAACCCGCTGGTCTCGGCCGCCGCCTGGTGGAGCGGGCGGCGCGACCCCGGCGGCCCGACACTGCGCGGCCTGCTGGCGTACGCGGCCGCCCAGCTGGCCGGAGCGGTCGCCGGGACGGGGCTGGCGAACGCCATGTTCGAGCACCCGGTGCTGGAGCTCTCCGGGCAGCGGCGGGACGGCCTCCCGCTCCGGCTGGCCGAGGCGGTGGCCACCGGGGTACTGATCCTGCTGGTGTTCGGCCTGCTCAGGGGCGGGCGCGGCGCACTCGTCCCGCCGGCGGTCGGCGGCTGGACCGGCGCGGCCTGCTGGGCCACCTCGTCGGGGGGCTTCGCGAACCCGGCCGTGACGCTGGGACGGATGTTCACCGACAGCGCCGGCGGGATCGCGCCCGGCTCGGTACCCGGCTTCGTCCTCGCCCAGCTGGTCGGCGCGGTGGCCGGGTCGGCGCTGGTCACGGCCCTGTTCGGCCGTCCGGCCCGGACGGCCGTGCTGCCGGACGACGCGCGGGAGCTGATCGCGGGCTGA